The genome window GCCTGGATGATTTCCGCCGCCTTCTCGCCGCTGGCGCGGGCGGGCACCATCTCGTGGATTTCGGCGACAGGCACGTTTTCAGCCAGGATGCGGAACGGCATCTTGTTGCTGGGGTAACCCATGGCCTCGGCCACGCCTTCGTAAAACGTCTGCTCGTAGCCCTTGGTGATGACGCGGTCGTGGAAGCGGTCCATCTTGGTATGGATGCGCGCGTCGCCGGCGGCGTTCAACAACTCCAGCAGTTTTTCCTCGGGCAGGCGCGACAACGGCTGGTGACACAGGCCGTAGTTGAACGAATGCAGCACGGGGTAGGTGTCGAAATCCAACTCCTCGTTGAGTTTCAGGATGCCGCGTTTCAGGTATTTTTTGAGTTCGAGCTCGTGGATGTGCGGTCGCGACAGTTTTGGCTCCGGCTTCGCCGGTTTTTTCTTAGACGTGAGCTTTTTGTTGCCGCGTCCCTTCCACATGAACACGTGCAGGATGACGTTGTCGTATTCGTTGTTGTCGCTGTGGCGGTGGGCGGTCCAGTCGGAACCGTACACGTGCAGTTCGACATCGCCTTCCAGCAGTTCACCGTCGATGCGTACCGCGGCGCTTTTGAAGTCGGGGCCGCTGCCGAAGTTCCAGTAGCCGGGGAAGACGACTTCCAGCGTTTGGCCGTCGGTGGTTTTCAGGTTGGGGGTTTTGAACAACTGGTCGTTCCACACGCAGCGGATCACCTTCTCCGGCACCGGCGGTTCTGCCGGTTCGTGCACTTCCGTCTGCGAGTAGAGCCGGTAGAATTTCAGGTAGGCATCGGAAAAAAATTCATGCGTGACGTTTATTGAACTTCCCATGTTGTGCCTGTTTTCGAGTCCTTGAGGACCACACCCATTTTTTGCAGTTCATCCCGGCATTGGTCGGCGCGCTGGAAATCCTTCGACGAACGCGCCGCCTGCCGCTCTGCAATCAGTTGTTCGATACGGGCGACATCGAGATCCTGCCCACCGCCCTTGAGCGCCCGCGTCTCGGTTTTGTACGCCTCCGGCGTGCGGCAGAACAGGCCGAGCAGTTGCCCCGCCTGACGCAGCGTGGCGGCGTCGAGGTCGAACGCGTTCCAGTCGGTGCCGTCCCCGCCCAACTGTTTGTTGAGGCGGCGCAGTTCTTCCATGAGATCGGCCAGCACCACGGCGGTGTTGAAGTCGTCGTCCATCGCCGCTTCGAACTTTTGCATCAGCGGTTGCCGGCGCAGGGCGTCGTCAGAAATCTTCGCCGCACCGCCGTTCAAGCCGCCGTGCCGGGCCTCGGCCTGCGCGAAGAATTCGTAAAAGCGGTCGAGGTTTTTCTCCGCGTCTTTCAGGTACTGATCGGAAAAGTCGATCGGCCCGCGGTAATGATTGGTCAACAGGAACAGGCGCAGCACTTCCGGATGAAACGTTTTCAGGATATCGCGGATGGTGAAGAAGTTGCCCAGCGACTTCGACATCT of Nitrospina watsonii contains these proteins:
- a CDS encoding DUF2851 family protein — protein: MGSSINVTHEFFSDAYLKFYRLYSQTEVHEPAEPPVPEKVIRCVWNDQLFKTPNLKTTDGQTLEVVFPGYWNFGSGPDFKSAAVRIDGELLEGDVELHVYGSDWTAHRHSDNNEYDNVILHVFMWKGRGNKKLTSKKKPAKPEPKLSRPHIHELELKKYLKRGILKLNEELDFDTYPVLHSFNYGLCHQPLSRLPEEKLLELLNAAGDARIHTKMDRFHDRVITKGYEQTFYEGVAEAMGYPSNKMPFRILAENVPVAEIHEMVPARASGEKAAEIIQAVLFGVSGLIDFDELEERGLAAADRTFFNRLKKHWEPRRDRFEDRLMSPRDWKFGKMRPANFPYRRIAALSHLLVRHWEHGLFVDYLETLKSVVPKSAGTGYTKAIRDKLTLFFCVEAVDYWSRHYTPGGKPLKQKQQLVGPDRSREVAINIALPIGLIYARASKSVPLEQALRSLFQTKNRPADNKWIRFMKHYILGNEEHMLKPLTSDQQTQGLMQIYQDYCTKNENNCLRCKFPGMVERYFS